One Flavobacteriales bacterium genomic window, AAATTTGTTTTTCCTTTTTCAGGGTCGCCTCTCAGAGCGAGTACGTTGTCCACACCTAAAAAGGCAAGGTCGATAAGAGCATCTTCTGTTTCATCTACGCTAAATCCTCCACAGATAAGATGAGGAACTGCATCGATTTGATACTTGTTCATGATAGCTGCGCAGATACTCACTGTTCCTGGACGTTTCTTTATGGACTTTCTTTCCAATAAACCATTCTCCCTTTTCTGGTATACATACTCCTCACGATGGTAGGTAATATCAATAAAAGATGGACTGAACTCTACAAGTGTATCCATGGTATTAAAAATAGTGTTGATGCTTTCTCCTTTTAGTGGAGGTAGCAGTTCAAAAGAGATAAGGGTCTTATCGGCTTGTGCAATGTGATCTTTAATTTTCATTTCTCTCTATTTAATATGCTAGGTTATGTGAAAGCCATTTTTCGGCCACTTCAAATTCTACTCCTTTTCTTTCTGCGTACTCTTCAACTTGATCTTTGGCAATTTTACCAATTCCGAAATATTTAGAATCGGGATGTGAGTAATACATACCGCTTACAGAAGCTGCTGGATACATGGCCAGACTTTCTGTTAATTTAATTCCTGTATGCTCTTCTGCATCGAGCATTCGGAATAACTCAGATTTCTCGTTATGGTCTGGACAAGCAGGATATCCTGGAGCTGGTCGGATACCCTTGTACTCTTCTTTTATCAAGCTCTCGTTGTTCAAGTCCTCATTCTTATTGTATCCCCAAAATTCTTTACGAACACGTTCATGCATTAATTCGGTAAATGCCTCTGCCATTCTATCGGCAAGTGCTTTTAACATAATAGATTGATAGTCGTCGTGATCGGCATTAAAGCGAGCAATGTGCTCTTCGATTCCATGTCCACATGTTACGGCAAATCCACCAATGTAATCTGCAATGCCGGTTCCTTTAGGAGCGATAAAATCGGTTAACGACCTATTTGGAATGTTTGCTGCTTTTTTGCCTTGTTGACGAACATTGCTAAATAGTGCCTCAACTTTATCTCGGTTGTCATCTTGATAAACCTCTATATCATCGTCAATTGCATTTGCTGGCCAAATGCCAATTACGGCTTTTGCTGTTAACCATTTATCTGAAATGATTTTGGCCAACATTTCTTTTGCCTCCTTTAATAGAATAGTAGCTTGTTCACCAACTACCTCATCCGTTAAAATTTTAGGGTACTTACCGGAAAGCTCCCATGTAGTAAAGAACGGAGTCCAATCAATATATTCTGCGATTTCTGCTAACGGGTAATCATCGAATGTTTTAAGTCCTTCAACAACTGGCTTAACAGGGGAGGAGTTGTTCCAATCTACTTGGTATTTATTCGCACGTGCATCCTTAATAGTTAACAACGATTTTGCAGACTTCTTTTTGGCATATGCTTGTCTAACATCCGCGTATTCGTTTTTTCTTTCTTCGACGTATGCAGCCTTTTTATCTTTGCTTAGCAAACTGCCTACAACGGTAACGGATCGTGAGGCATCAAGCACATAAACGGTTTGATCATTTTCGTAATGCTCTTCAATCTTAACAGCCGTATGAACTTTAGAAGTTGTAGCTCCACCAATTAATAATGGAATGTTAAATCCAGTTCGTTGCATTTCTTTGGCTACATAAACCATCTCGTCCAGTGATGGAGTGATTAGTCCAGAAAGGCCAATTATATCAACATCTTTTTCCTTTGCTACGCGTAAGATTTCTTCGCAAGAAACCATCACACCTAAATCTATTACTTCGTAGTTGTTGCAACCAAGTACTACACCAACAATGTTTTTCCCAATGTCGTGTACATCTCCTTTAACTGTTGCAAGTAAGACTTTACCAGCTGAAGATCCTGCTTCTTTAGATTCTTCGATATATGGTAGGAGGTAGGCGACGGCTTTTTTCATTACCCTAGCAGATTTTACAACTTGTGGTAAGAACATTTTCCCAGCGCCAAATAAGTCACCCACAACGCTCATTCCCTTCATCAAATGCCCTTCAATAACTTGGATTGGTATATCTACTACTTGGCGAGCTTCTTCTGTATCTTCAACGATATAATCGGCAATCCCTTTAACTAGGGCATGCGTCATTCGTTCTTGCAAAGTGCCTTCTCTCCATTCTAAATTTTGCGCAGCTTCTTTCTTTCCACCTTTAACGGAGTCAGCAAAATCGAGTAATCTTTCCGTCGCATCGTCTCTTCTGTCAAGTAAAACATCTTCTACTCTTTCCAATAAATCTTTTGGGATCTCATCGTAGATTTCCAACAAAGCCGGGTTAACAATACCCATGTCCATACCTTCTTTAATGGCATGGTATAAGAATGCTGAATGCATTGCTTCCCTAACACCGTTGTTTCCTCTAAACGAAAAAGACACGTTACTAACACCACCGCTTACATGAGCTCCTGGTAAGTTTTCTCTAATCCAACGTGTAGCTAGGAAGAAGTCCATTGCGTTTCTTCGGTGCTCGTCCATCCCTGTTGCAACTGGGAAAATGTTCGGATCGAAAATAATGTCTTGTGGTGCGAAGCCAACTTTGTCTACTAATACTCGGTACGACTTCTCGCAGATTTCAACTCTTCTTTCGTACGAATCCGCTTGTCCATCTTCATCGAACGCCATTACGATAACAGCAGCTCCATACCGATTAATGGTTGTAGCCTGTTTAATGAAATTCTCTTCTCCTTCTTTAAGACTGATAGAGTTTACAACACATTTACCTTGTACATTCTTCAATCCAGCTTCGATAATTTCCCATTTACTGGAATCAATCATGATTGGAACTCGAGCAATATCTGGTTCGGCTGCAACTAACCTTAAAAAGGTAACCATGGCGTCTAGTCCGTCGATCAAACCATCGTCCATGTTAATGTCGATAACCTGAGCGCCACCTTCCACTTGGTTTCGAGCAACACTTAAAGCCTCTTCGTATTCTTCTTCTTTAATAAGACGCAGGAATTTCAAAGACCCAGCAACATTGGTTCTTTCTCCAATATTTAGAAAGTTCGTTTCAGGTGTTACCACTAATGGCTCCAACCCACTTAGTTTTAAATAAGGCAAGTCTTTCCACTTGTATTCGTAATCTCCTGTGTAATCGGGATGTAAACTCATGCTCTAATTTTTAGGAGTATATTTTGCTGCCAATTCTGCAATTGCCTTAACGTGTTCTGGGGTGGTTCCACAACATCCACCAATAATATTTACTAAGCCTTCATCTAGGAATACTTTAATCTGTTCGGCCATAAACTCAGGCGTCTCATCGTATTCACCCATTTCGTTGGGCAAGCCAGCATTGGGATGTGCACTCACCAAACAGTTGCCTTTGTCTTTAATAATTTTAAGATATGGACGTAAAGCCTCTGCGCCTAAAGCACAGTTAAGTCCAATTGTTAATGGCTTAGAATGTTCCACGGCTACAACAAATGCTTCAGTGTCTTGTCCTGATAAAATACGACCACTTGCATCGGTGATCGTTCCTGAAATCATGATAGGGAGTTTCGTTCCTTTTTCGATTTGAATCTCGTCGATTGCGTATAAAGCCGCTTTCGCATTTAGGGTATCTGTTATCGTTTCAACTAAAAGCAAATCTGAACCACCGTCTATTAATGCTTCTACCTGTGTTTTGAAAGCCACAACTAATTGATCGAAAGTGATGCTTCTAAATCCTGGGTCGTTAACATCTGGTGACATAGAAGACAACTTGGTAGTTGGTCCCATAGAACCGGCAACGAATCGAGGTTTGTGTGGTTCTCTTGCAGTAAATTCATCTGCTACTTCTCGCGCTATTCTGGCTGCTTGGAAATTGATATCGTAAACTGCATCTGCCATTCCATAGTCATCCTGAGCTACAGTTGTTCCTCCAAAAGAATTGGTTTCGGCAATGTCTGCACCAGCTGCGAAATATTCAGCATGGATCTCTTTAATTACATCAGGTCGAGTAATGGATAATAAATCGTTGTTACCTTTTAATAGACTGCTGTGATCCTTAAATCGTTCGCCTCTATAATCCTCTTCTTGCAAGTTATGTCGTTGGATCATGGTGCCCATGGCTCCATCCAATACAAGGATTCGCTCTTTAAGAATTTCTGCAATATCTATCTTCATGATCTAACATTTTACTTGTTGTTATCAAAAAAGAAGGACGGTTATTTTTGCTCTCTTCCTTATCTCTCTCCAATCTTGTTTGATCGAAGCGGGAATTAGCACCCAACTAGCCTGGGTTGCTAAGACTTCAAAGGGCCCTACCCTCAGTCTTTCTTGATAATAGTACAAAATTCAGCTATTTTCTAGTCTAAACCAAATAGCCATGATTTTTTACAGGTCAATTTAACGGGGCAGGTAGAATAAAGTTGTACCATTTCTTAAGAACACAACCCCCTTTTCTCTTTTGTACATCACGAGTAATGTGAGGCAATACTATACAGACATTTTCATTTTTTTATTAAATCAAAATAGGATAGAGTATTTAAGGTCTCTTGTAGTTTAACATTTGATTTCATTTCGATTCTTGCATCTATAATTAATTTAATGTTACTAATTTTGATAAGACAAGAACAAAAGTTGTAATTAAACAATCGACCAAAAGGCAGTTCTGAAAGGATAATATTTATGCGACTTTCTATTCTTATAGTATTCATTTTGGCTTTATTGTGCTCAAACTGCCAAAACAAGTCAACGGTTATAGCACCACTGGTCTTAATTGATTTTGAAACCGATCCATTATTACAACAAGACTTTATCAAGCTGTCAGGAAAGGCAGTTCCCGACTATTCTTTTGAAGGTATGCAGTCTTTTCAATTGGCAGAAGTTGGAGAGCCATTCGTTTGGAATTCTTATTTACATCCAGGTAAAATTTATAAAGTTTCGGTTTGGACAAATTTACGCCCAGGTAAAAATGGAATTTGGCTTTCAGCAAAAATCCAGCACAACGGAAGAAAGTCTCTATTTGCCGAAAACACCTATTCCAGAGTTGAAAATGGATGGTACCATCTGGAACTATTGATCAACACTTCGTGGTGGGACGAAACACAAAATGTATTGCTGGCGATTAAAGCGCATAAAAGACCAGTAATTATAGACCTATTTAAAGTTGAAGAGATTTCAGGACTGACTCCCGAACACTCTTTTATGTTCAACACCAATGAATTAGTCAAAGTTGTTGAAAAAAGAGATAGTATTATTCCATATAAGTTAATCCAGAGAAGGTTTAAAAAAAGAATGCCAGCTCATCTCAACGGTGAAACGGTAGATATAAAGTTTAAAGGGGATCGGCGCGATCATGTTTTGGGGGGGATATGGTCATTAAAAACGTATTCCGATGTGGATATAACGGATGGTATTAAAACATTGACTTTTCAAAGTATAAAATCCAG contains:
- a CDS encoding methylenetetrahydrofolate reductase, which encodes MKIKDHIAQADKTLISFELLPPLKGESINTIFNTMDTLVEFSPSFIDITYHREEYVYQKRENGLLERKSIKKRPGTVSICAAIMNKYQIDAVPHLICGGFSVDETEDALIDLAFLGVDNVLALRGDPEKGKTN